A stretch of Candidatus Methylomirabilota bacterium DNA encodes these proteins:
- a CDS encoding type IV toxin-antitoxin system AbiEi family antitoxin: MLRINEIKKQAAHRLRGLFPQALDWQELIDSHVRDQTVDLLIRFRMGSEVKALICEVRQVGQPRNIREVLTRLRGLREQVPGAYPMVAAPYISPQSAALVRQHGCGYVDLSGNCYLAFDHVLIEKEGKPNTRPASRPLKTLFAPRATRIARALLVERDRSWRLEELGRAAQVSLGHAHNVVKRLEDLEWVERGPGGRYRLQKPGELLDAWRDEYSHRANAMTAYISAVGERRRIMEALARQASALGGTYAFTLHAGASLVGPQVRVATVHCYVGGDPEPLARAVGLQPVEGEGTVYLMTPYDQGVFYAPLTKGGLRVVCLPQLYVDLYHHEHRGREQADKLRRDALGF, translated from the coding sequence ATGCTCCGTATCAATGAAATCAAGAAGCAGGCGGCCCATCGGCTGCGAGGTCTCTTCCCTCAAGCCCTGGATTGGCAGGAGCTTATCGATTCGCACGTCCGGGACCAGACGGTGGATCTCCTCATCCGGTTCCGGATGGGCTCGGAGGTGAAGGCCCTGATCTGCGAGGTTCGCCAGGTCGGGCAGCCGCGAAACATCCGGGAAGTTCTCACTCGCCTCCGGGGCCTCCGGGAGCAAGTGCCAGGGGCCTATCCGATGGTGGCGGCGCCCTACATCAGCCCCCAGTCGGCCGCCCTCGTTCGACAGCACGGCTGCGGGTACGTGGATCTCTCCGGCAACTGCTATCTCGCCTTCGACCATGTCCTCATCGAGAAGGAGGGCAAGCCGAACACCCGTCCGGCGAGCCGGCCCCTCAAGACCCTCTTCGCGCCGCGCGCCACGCGGATCGCCCGGGCGCTCCTCGTCGAGCGCGACCGGAGCTGGCGGCTCGAGGAGCTCGGGCGCGCTGCCCAGGTGAGCCTGGGGCATGCCCACAACGTCGTGAAGCGCCTGGAGGACCTCGAGTGGGTCGAGCGCGGACCGGGCGGGCGGTACCGGCTTCAGAAGCCCGGCGAGCTCCTGGACGCCTGGAGGGACGAGTACTCGCACCGGGCCAACGCGATGACGGCGTACATCTCGGCGGTCGGCGAGAGGCGCCGGATCATGGAGGCGCTCGCCCGGCAAGCCAGTGCCCTGGGAGGGACCTACGCCTTCACCCTTCACGCCGGGGCGTCGCTGGTCGGCCCCCAGGTGCGCGTCGCGACAGTGCACTGCTACGTCGGCGGTGACCCCGAGCCGCTGGCCCGCGCCGTCGGGCTTCAGCCGGTGGAGGGCGAGGGGACGGTGTACCTCATGACCCCGTACGACCAGGGCGTGTTCTACGCGCCGCTCACGAAGGGCGGTCTCCGAGTGGTGTGCCTCCCGCAACTCTACGTGGATCTCTATCACCACGAGCACCGCGGGCGCGAGCAAGCCGACAAGCTCCGTCGTGACGCGCTGGGCTTCTGA
- the rpmB gene encoding 50S ribosomal protein L28: MAQRCDVCGKGPVVGHQISHAHNVTKRRWLPNLVSMRAMVNGRPRRLRVCTRCLRSGKVVKAG, encoded by the coding sequence ATGGCACAACGCTGCGACGTGTGCGGCAAGGGCCCGGTCGTCGGTCACCAGATCAGCCACGCCCACAACGTCACCAAGCGCCGGTGGCTGCCGAACCTCGTGTCGATGCGGGCCATGGTGAACGGGCGACCCCGGCGGCTCCGGGTCTGCACGCGCTGCCTAAGGTCCGGCAAGGTTGTCAAGGCGGGATAG